One window of the Populus nigra chromosome 4, ddPopNigr1.1, whole genome shotgun sequence genome contains the following:
- the LOC133690488 gene encoding sugar transporter ERD6-like 6, giving the protein MSFRDDSEDGRGDIRKPFLHTGSWYRMSSRQSSMMGSSQAIRDNSISVVACVLIVALGPIQFGFTSGYSSPTQASIMADLGLTVSEFSLFGSLSNVGAMVGAIASGQIAEYIGRKGSLMIAAIPNIIGWLAISFAKDSSFLYMGRLLEGFGVGIISYTVPVYIAEIAPQNLRGALGSVNQLSVTIGIMLAYLLGLFVEWRILAVLGILPCTILIPGLFFIPESPRWLAKMGMTEDFESSLQVLRGFDTDISVEVHEIKRALASTSRRNTIRFAELKRKRYWFPLTVGIGLLVLQQLSGINGVLFYSSNIFATAGIKSSNVATVGVGAIQVIATAVTTWLVDRTGRRLLLIVSTSGMTISLLIVAVSFFVKGFVPEDSSLYSILGILSVVGVVAMVATFSLGMGPIPWVIMSEILPVNIKSLAGSVATLANWLISFLVTMTANLLLDWSTGGTFIIYSVVSAFAVVFVSMWVPETKGRTLEEIQTSFR; this is encoded by the exons atgagtttcagggaTGACAGTGAAGATGGAAGGGGAGATATACGGAAACCATTTTTACACACAGGGAGTTGGTACCGTATGAGCTCAAGACAATCTAGCATGATGGGCTCTTCTCAGGCCATTCGTGATAACTCTATCTCTGTCGTTGCTTGCGTCTTGATTGTCGCTTTGGGCCCCATCCAATTCGGTTTCACC TCTGGTTACTCTTCACCAACTCAAGCTTCAATAATGGCGGATCTTGGACTCACAGTATCCgag TTCTCTTTATTTGGTTCACTGTCAAATGTGGGTGCTATGGTTGGTGCTATAGCCAGTGGTCAAATTGCGGAGTATATTGGACGAAAAGGG TCTTTAATGATTGCTGCTATTCCTAATATTATTGGATGGCTAGCTATATCCTTTGCCAAA GATTCTTCATTTCTATATATGGGAAGGTTATTGGAAGGTTTTGGTGTGGGAATTATCTCTTACACG GTGCCTGTGTACATAGCAGAGATAGCACCTCAAAACTTGAGAGGGGCGTTGGGTTCGGTGAATCAG CTCTCTGTGACGATTGGAATCATGCTTGCTTATCTGCTTGGATTGTTTGTTGAATGGAGAATACTTGCTGTTTTGG GGATATTGCCGTGTACAATTTTGATACCAGGCCTGTTCTTCATTCCAGAATCTCCTCGTTGGCTG GCTAAAATGGGCATGACAGAAGATTTTGAATCTTCGTTGCAAGTTCTTCGGGGTTTTGATACTGATATATCTGTTGAAGTGCATGAAATCAAg AGAGCTTTAGCATCAACAAGTAGAAGGAATACAATCCGATTTGCAGAGCTCAAGCGTAAACGATATTGGTTCCCTTTAACG GTTGGAATTGGATTACTTGTCCTGCAGCAGCTTAGTGGAATTAATGGCGTTCTATTCTATTCGAGTAACATTTTTGCAACTGCTG GGATTAAAAGTAGCAATGTGGCTACAGTTGGGGTTGGTGCCATTCAG GTGATTGCAACTGCAGTTACAACATGGTTGGTAGATAGAACGGGTCGCCGGCTTCTGCTTATA GTCTCCACTTCTGGGATGACTATCAGTCTCCTAATTGTTGCTGTATCGTTTTTTGTGAAG gggttTGTGCCGGAAGACTCTAGTTTGTATAGCATATTGGGGATCTTGTCAGTAGTTGGAGTTGTG GCCATGGTAGCTACCTTCTCTTTGGGAATGGGACCCATCCCGTGGGTAATAATGTCGGAG ATTCTTCCGGTCAACATTAAGAGCCTTGCTGGAAGTGTAGCAACACTAGCCAACTGGCTGATCTCCTTTTTGGTCACAATGACTGCAAATTTGCTCTTGGATTGGAGTACCGGAG GAACTTTTATCATTTACTCGGTCGTGAGTGCTTTTGCTGTGGTATTTGTGAGTATGTGGGTTCCTGAGACGAAAGGAAGAACATTGGAGGAAATTCAAACCTCCTTCAGATGA
- the LOC133691824 gene encoding protein RADIALIS-like 3, which yields MASGSSNWTSKQNKLFENALAIIDQESPDRWHNLARAVGKTVEEVKKHYQMLVEDVQQIEAGEIPLPNYTRRAGASNKSYHCIDDQAQRVKNLNLN from the exons ATGGCTTCAGGTTCTAGTAATTGGActtcaaagcaaaacaaactgTTCGAAAATGCCTTGGCCATCATTGATCAAGAATCTCCTGATCGCTGGCACAATCTTGCCAGGGCTGTTGGAAAAACAGTGGAGGAAGTGAAGAAGCATTATCAGATGCTTGTTGAAGACGTCCAGCAGATTGAAGCTGGTGAAATCCCTTTGCCCAACTACACTAGAAGAGCTGGGGCTAGCAACAAAAGCTACCACTGCATTGATGATCAAGCACAAAG GGTGAAGAATCTTAATCTCAACTGA